One Actinomyces respiraculi DNA window includes the following coding sequences:
- a CDS encoding GNAT family N-acetyltransferase, translating to MSSNVASSPSAETVYLRPLRDDDAEAVRRAFTGSTGMSLEGSVVDLESAQTYVRTRSDASSPLHGWAIVGGDDVLMGLVSVAADEDNGTGALSFWMGDDYRGRGLTRRAVATVADWALSDDGLVLDRLELEHVSSYRHAGNIARAAGFLQEGVLREARLVEVHDGEDVVLVREDVVIYGRLKDDPTPIVARLEMRPA from the coding sequence ATGAGTAGCAACGTCGCTTCTTCTCCGTCCGCTGAGACCGTCTACCTGCGTCCGCTGCGCGACGACGACGCCGAGGCCGTGCGCCGTGCCTTCACGGGCTCGACGGGGATGTCCTTGGAGGGCAGCGTGGTCGACCTCGAGTCTGCGCAGACTTATGTCAGAACGCGTTCGGACGCGAGCTCGCCCCTGCATGGCTGGGCCATCGTGGGTGGGGATGACGTCCTCATGGGTCTCGTCTCCGTTGCCGCGGATGAGGACAACGGCACGGGCGCGCTCAGCTTCTGGATGGGGGACGACTACCGCGGCCGCGGGCTGACCCGCCGTGCGGTGGCGACGGTGGCTGACTGGGCGCTGTCCGACGACGGCCTGGTCCTGGACCGTCTGGAGCTCGAGCACGTGTCCTCGTACCGTCACGCCGGCAACATTGCGCGCGCCGCGGGCTTCCTGCAGGAGGGCGTGCTGCGCGAGGCGCGTCTGGTCGAGGTGCACGACGGCGAGGACGTGGTGCTCGTGCGCGAGGATGTCGTCATCTACGGGCGTCTCAAGGACGACCCGACCCCGATCGTCGCCCGCCTGGAGATGCGCCCGGCCTGA
- a CDS encoding DEAD/DEAH box helicase: MTPSASERYAAARRRQAAARTELARFAAGYDFPLDDFQVQGCEALERGEGVLVAAPTGAGKTVVGEFAVHLGLAKGLKTFYTTPIKALSNQKYLNLAERYGREKVGLLTGDTSINPHADVIVMTTEVLRNMLYSGSRDLGRLGFVVMDEVHYLADRFRGPVWEEVIIHLAPQVQVVSLSATVSNAEELGDWLGHVRGTTAVVVSEQRPVPLTQHMMVGRRLLDLYTVPDSTVGTPGEADGAASVLPPLNPELLTAVRSARRAAAGGTGASTHARRYQQPWRRGSAVGGRAPRRSESGARIARLRPPSRLSVIDALEAAHLLPAIIFIFSRTGCEQAVSQVVAGGVDLTTEAEARRIREVIERRTAEVPVADLTVVGFHAWAHALERGVAAHHAGLLPVFKETVEELFSAGLVKVVYATETLALGINMPARTVVLESLRKWNGSAHVTLTPGEYTQLTGRAGRRGIDVEGHAVVLAADDVEPALVSSLASRRTYPLVSAFRPTYNMAVNLLGRSTRQRAREVLESSFAQFQADRGVVELAAQARRRRHSVAGLEEQMACHLGDFREYALLRQRIADAEADLSRQNRASRRTDTSREMSSLRRGDVVVFRTGRRSRHGVVLEVGEDRTATPALTVLGEDSRVLTLSPDTVPDGVVRVGSLRVSETVDVRRPRERDRLVGRLVEALRSGGLEQEERRRRRTRGGGGSDGTGGAQERIEALRHEMRAHPCHACPDREEHARVGRTWSKALAEADRLQARIESRTGTVARVFDAVCQVLLELGYLEPVDRGHPERELRVSAAGRLLARVYAERDLLVAECLRQGVWDGLDSAELAAALSACVYEPRATAQGMWLPVAPGTALGAALRAEARVSRRLNDLESLMRLPASSGAEPALAGAVAAWAQGAGLAHVLEDSELTAGDFVRWVKQLLDLLGQVASLPPDAEDPELSARVAGLAVLSAEASLDISRGVVAWSSV, from the coding sequence ATGACACCCTCAGCCTCCGAGCGCTACGCCGCCGCGCGCCGCCGCCAGGCCGCCGCGCGCACGGAGCTCGCCCGCTTCGCCGCCGGGTACGACTTCCCCCTGGACGACTTCCAGGTCCAGGGCTGCGAGGCCCTGGAACGCGGCGAGGGCGTCCTCGTCGCCGCCCCGACCGGTGCCGGCAAGACCGTCGTCGGAGAGTTCGCCGTCCACCTCGGGCTGGCCAAGGGACTCAAGACCTTCTACACCACGCCCATCAAGGCCCTGTCCAACCAGAAGTACCTCAACCTCGCCGAGCGCTACGGTCGGGAGAAGGTCGGCCTGCTCACCGGCGACACCTCGATCAACCCCCACGCGGACGTCATCGTCATGACCACTGAGGTCCTGCGCAACATGCTGTACTCGGGCTCGCGGGACCTGGGCCGCCTCGGCTTCGTCGTCATGGACGAGGTGCACTACCTCGCGGACCGCTTCCGCGGCCCCGTGTGGGAGGAGGTCATCATCCACCTGGCCCCGCAGGTCCAGGTGGTCTCCCTGTCCGCGACCGTCTCCAACGCTGAGGAGCTCGGCGACTGGCTCGGGCACGTGCGCGGCACCACCGCCGTCGTCGTCTCCGAGCAGCGGCCGGTGCCACTGACCCAGCACATGATGGTGGGACGGCGACTGCTGGACCTCTACACGGTCCCGGACAGCACCGTGGGCACCCCCGGCGAGGCGGACGGCGCGGCCTCCGTACTGCCCCCGCTCAACCCCGAGCTGCTTACGGCCGTGCGCAGCGCCCGTCGCGCCGCGGCCGGGGGCACGGGCGCCTCCACACACGCACGTCGGTACCAACAGCCGTGGCGGCGGGGTAGTGCGGTCGGCGGTCGAGCCCCGCGCCGGAGCGAGAGCGGCGCCCGCATCGCACGCCTGCGCCCTCCCTCGCGCCTGAGCGTCATCGACGCCCTCGAGGCCGCCCACCTCCTGCCCGCCATCATCTTCATCTTCTCGCGCACCGGCTGCGAGCAGGCCGTCTCCCAGGTGGTTGCCGGGGGAGTAGACCTCACCACCGAGGCCGAGGCCCGGCGCATCCGCGAGGTGATCGAACGGCGCACCGCCGAGGTACCCGTGGCGGACCTGACGGTGGTGGGCTTCCATGCCTGGGCGCACGCCCTCGAGCGCGGCGTCGCCGCCCACCACGCAGGCCTGCTGCCGGTGTTCAAGGAGACCGTCGAGGAGCTGTTCAGCGCGGGCCTTGTCAAGGTCGTCTACGCCACCGAGACCCTCGCCCTGGGCATCAACATGCCCGCGCGCACCGTGGTCCTGGAGTCCCTGCGCAAGTGGAACGGTTCCGCGCACGTGACCCTCACGCCGGGGGAGTACACCCAGCTCACCGGCCGCGCAGGCCGTCGCGGCATCGACGTCGAGGGCCACGCCGTCGTCCTGGCCGCCGACGACGTCGAGCCCGCACTCGTGTCCTCCCTCGCCTCCCGGCGCACCTACCCACTCGTCTCCGCCTTCCGGCCCACCTACAACATGGCCGTCAACCTCCTGGGGCGCTCAACGCGCCAGCGTGCCCGCGAGGTGCTGGAGTCCTCCTTCGCGCAGTTCCAGGCGGACCGCGGGGTGGTTGAGCTCGCCGCCCAGGCCCGGCGCCGACGCCACTCGGTCGCCGGCCTGGAGGAGCAGATGGCCTGCCACCTGGGGGACTTCCGCGAGTACGCGCTGCTGCGCCAACGCATCGCCGACGCCGAGGCGGACCTGTCCCGGCAGAACCGCGCTTCACGCCGCACCGACACCAGCCGCGAGATGTCGAGCCTGCGCAGGGGAGACGTCGTCGTCTTCCGCACGGGGCGCCGCTCGCGCCACGGTGTCGTGCTGGAGGTCGGTGAGGACCGCACCGCCACCCCGGCCCTGACCGTCCTGGGGGAGGACTCGCGCGTGCTCACCCTCAGCCCGGACACGGTGCCCGACGGCGTGGTGCGCGTCGGCTCGTTGCGCGTGAGCGAGACCGTGGACGTGCGCAGGCCGCGCGAGCGCGACCGCCTGGTGGGCAGGCTGGTGGAGGCGCTGCGCTCGGGCGGCCTGGAGCAGGAGGAGCGCCGACGCCGTCGGACCCGCGGCGGCGGGGGCAGTGATGGTACGGGCGGTGCCCAGGAGAGGATCGAGGCGCTGCGCCACGAGATGCGCGCCCACCCCTGCCACGCCTGCCCCGACCGCGAGGAGCACGCCCGGGTGGGACGCACCTGGTCCAAGGCCCTGGCGGAGGCGGACCGGCTCCAGGCCCGGATCGAGTCACGCACCGGAACCGTCGCCCGGGTCTTCGACGCCGTCTGCCAGGTCCTGCTCGAGCTGGGCTACCTCGAGCCCGTTGACCGCGGACACCCCGAGCGCGAGCTGCGCGTGAGCGCCGCCGGGCGCCTGCTCGCGCGCGTCTACGCCGAACGTGACCTGCTTGTCGCCGAGTGCCTGCGCCAGGGCGTGTGGGACGGGCTGGACTCCGCCGAGCTTGCTGCCGCCCTGTCCGCCTGCGTGTACGAGCCGCGCGCCACCGCCCAGGGCATGTGGCTGCCGGTGGCACCGGGCACGGCCCTCGGCGCGGCGCTGCGTGCCGAGGCGCGGGTCTCGCGGCGCCTGAACGACCTGGAGTCCCTTATGCGCCTGCCGGCCTCCTCCGGCGCCGAGCCCGCCCTGGCCGGGGCCGTCGCGGCCTGGGCCCAGGGGGCGGGTCTGGCCCACGTGCTGGAGGACTCTGAGCTGACGGCGGGCGACTTCGTCCGCTGGGTCAAGCAGCTGCTCGACCTGCTCGGCCAGGTCGCGAGCCTGCCGCCTGACGCTGAGGACCCGGAGCTGTCCGCCCGCGTCGCGGGCCTGGCGGTCCTGTCCGCCGAGGCGAGCCTGGACATCAGCCGCGGCGTCGTCGCCTGGTCCTCGGTCTGA
- a CDS encoding DUF808 family protein, protein MSGFFALLDDIATLAKLTLATVDDTAAMAVKTSAKVSAAAVDDVAATPQYVTGITPDREIPIIRRIALGSLRNKLLIILPLALALSWIAPTLLPVALVIGGTYLCFEGGQKVLETIAHRLGHAHHGAESSGPVDEDTIVRRATTTDVILSTEIMLLALAEVQGESSGRRVVVLILIALLITFAVYGLVAALIKLDDLGLRLASGARTEHSRRAGRAVVRLAPGLFSAIGVLGTVAMLWVGGQILAHNLAALGVAGPHHLMEHVGQLVHVGVVSWVLTTAAACVFGALVGIVLALLVTAVTRLAR, encoded by the coding sequence GTGTCCGGATTCTTCGCCCTGCTGGACGACATCGCCACGCTCGCCAAGCTCACCCTGGCCACCGTCGACGACACCGCGGCCATGGCCGTCAAGACCTCCGCGAAGGTCTCCGCCGCCGCGGTCGACGACGTCGCCGCCACGCCGCAGTACGTCACCGGCATCACCCCGGACCGGGAGATCCCCATCATTCGGCGCATCGCCCTGGGGTCGCTGCGCAACAAGCTCCTCATCATCCTGCCGCTCGCCCTGGCCCTGAGCTGGATCGCGCCCACGCTGCTGCCGGTGGCGCTCGTCATCGGCGGCACGTACCTGTGCTTCGAAGGCGGGCAGAAGGTCCTTGAGACCATCGCCCACCGGCTCGGGCACGCCCACCACGGCGCCGAGAGCAGCGGGCCTGTCGATGAGGACACGATCGTCCGGCGTGCCACGACGACGGACGTCATCCTGTCCACCGAGATCATGCTGCTCGCGCTGGCCGAGGTGCAGGGGGAGTCATCGGGGCGTCGGGTCGTCGTGCTCATCCTCATCGCCCTGCTCATCACCTTCGCCGTCTACGGGCTGGTTGCCGCTCTCATCAAGCTCGACGACCTGGGCCTGCGTCTGGCCTCCGGGGCGCGCACCGAGCACTCCCGCCGGGCCGGCCGCGCCGTCGTGCGCCTGGCTCCGGGCCTGTTCAGCGCCATCGGGGTGCTCGGCACGGTGGCCATGCTGTGGGTGGGCGGGCAGATCCTTGCCCACAACCTCGCCGCGCTCGGGGTGGCGGGCCCGCACCACCTCATGGAGCACGTGGGGCAGCTGGTGCACGTGGGTGTCGTCTCCTGGGTGCTGACGACGGCGGCCGCCTGCGTCTTCGGGGCGCTCGTGGGTATCGTCCTGGCCCTGCTGGTCACGGCAGTCACGAGGCTGGCGCGCTGA
- a CDS encoding SGNH/GDSL hydrolase family protein, translated as MQGLLCWSVPALPRSTPFPTAVFLGDSITTGWQAITHPRNRWTSLVCEHLRWREVNLADDGMGFFARRGGHLPGGGRTPSSRDTTWLETVLRAEPDVVTVSLGLNDAVLLPSQLELIQQAVEHDLSFLASRLRGVSVVVAPYFPTLGVGPRFELVRRMVHEQATTLGLVSTDAMSLAIDGDEDLLSVDGIHPNDAGHAAIARSMIRLYEDLVPALCSPAPGPSA; from the coding sequence ATGCAGGGGCTACTGTGTTGGTCTGTGCCCGCACTTCCACGCTCCACCCCCTTCCCCACCGCCGTCTTCCTCGGGGACTCCATCACCACCGGCTGGCAGGCCATCACGCACCCGCGCAACCGCTGGACCTCACTCGTGTGCGAGCACCTGCGCTGGCGCGAGGTCAACCTCGCCGACGACGGCATGGGTTTCTTCGCCCGCCGCGGCGGACACCTGCCCGGCGGTGGGCGCACCCCCTCGTCCCGGGACACCACCTGGCTCGAGACCGTCCTGCGCGCCGAGCCCGATGTCGTCACCGTGAGCCTCGGGCTCAACGACGCCGTGCTGCTGCCCTCCCAGCTCGAGCTCATCCAGCAGGCTGTTGAGCACGACCTGTCCTTCCTCGCCTCCCGGCTGCGGGGCGTGAGCGTCGTCGTCGCCCCCTACTTCCCCACCCTCGGCGTCGGGCCGCGCTTCGAGCTCGTGCGCCGCATGGTCCACGAGCAGGCAACGACACTCGGTCTTGTCTCAACCGATGCCATGAGCCTGGCGATCGACGGCGACGAGGACCTGCTGAGCGTCGACGGCATCCACCCGAACGACGCCGGTCACGCCGCCATCGCCCGCTCGATGATCCGCCTCTACGAGGACCTGGTCCCGGCGCTGTGCTCCCCCGCGCCCGGCCCTTCAGCCTGA
- a CDS encoding LacI family DNA-binding transcriptional regulator has protein sequence MPHHREPTLADVAERAGVSLTTVSRVLNNRGYLSQATRSCVAEAIKELGYRPNQVARALHGKSTHSIGIIVPTVALPFFGELSSEIEDALAEHGYRTLICNSLDRRDREHDYLDLLVSHRVDGIISGAHNEDLSEYRSIHKPLVAVDRDLSPIVPNVRCANEDSARQATEHLLARGARRPALLTSRTGAHNRREAGYRAVLEEAGIEPVIIAIDFHTPDERRAQMIREGLDALRDQVDAVFATDDLSAADALEWAHARGLDVPGEFKVVGFDGTAALRRALPGLTTVQQPIRAIARTAVDLLLEQITALRDDDERPRPAHQVIELPGTLLQGRTT, from the coding sequence GTGCCCCACCACCGCGAGCCCACGCTCGCCGACGTCGCCGAACGGGCGGGGGTCTCCCTCACCACCGTCTCCCGGGTGCTCAACAACCGCGGCTACCTCTCCCAAGCCACGCGCTCGTGCGTCGCCGAAGCCATCAAAGAGCTCGGCTACCGCCCCAACCAGGTGGCACGTGCCCTGCACGGCAAGTCCACACACAGCATCGGCATCATCGTGCCCACCGTGGCCCTCCCCTTCTTCGGCGAGCTGTCGTCCGAGATCGAGGACGCCCTGGCGGAGCACGGCTACCGTACGCTCATCTGCAACTCCCTGGACCGGCGGGACCGTGAGCACGACTACCTCGACCTGCTCGTCTCCCACCGGGTCGACGGGATCATCTCCGGCGCCCACAACGAGGACCTCAGCGAGTACCGCAGCATCCACAAGCCGCTGGTCGCAGTGGACCGGGACCTGTCGCCCATCGTGCCGAACGTGCGCTGCGCCAACGAGGACAGCGCCCGCCAGGCCACCGAGCACCTGCTCGCGCGCGGTGCGCGCCGTCCGGCGCTGCTGACCTCCCGTACGGGAGCCCACAACCGTCGTGAGGCCGGCTACCGGGCGGTGCTCGAGGAGGCCGGTATCGAGCCGGTCATCATCGCGATCGACTTCCACACCCCCGATGAGCGGCGCGCACAGATGATCCGTGAGGGCCTCGATGCGCTGAGGGACCAGGTGGACGCCGTCTTCGCCACGGATGACCTGTCCGCAGCCGACGCCCTGGAGTGGGCCCATGCGCGCGGGCTTGACGTGCCCGGCGAGTTCAAGGTGGTCGGCTTCGACGGCACGGCGGCGCTGCGCCGGGCACTGCCGGGGCTGACCACGGTGCAGCAGCCGATTCGCGCCATCGCCCGCACCGCCGTCGACCTGCTCCTGGAGCAGATCACGGCCCTACGTGACGACGACGAACGTCCCCGGCCGGCACACCAGGTCATCGAGCTGCCGGGCACCTTGCTCCAGGGCCGCACGACCTGA
- the lnt gene encoding apolipoprotein N-acyltransferase: MAGLLLWAAFPPHDLWFLAPVALALLALTTRGRGAVEAATTSLLFGVGFFAPLLHFTHVSMGTPIGWVALTVVESLYLAAFGAAWACVSRSQMLQRWALAGRAASFAVLWCGVEELRSSWPWGGFPFGRLAFAMADSPSLPLAAYGGSVGLSLLVALTAGCLAEAVDGLRERRLLGALAAGAVTGVLVLAPLALPLASATQDGTVRVAAVQGSVAHDEEAFARALEVTDNHARATLDLAEELGEGSVDLVVWPENAADRDPREYSASAVLVEGAAQGIGAPVLVGAVPYADGVRYNDVVVWTPGQGAGDYYRKHRPVPFGEFIPLRSFIRSVTAQADRIGTDMVAGTGPHTLTVRAATQERDVVLALGICFEVAYDDVLRTGVLEGGSIIVIPTNNASFVGSSESAQQLAQGRVQAVIHGRSVVQVSTVGITAVISPRGTVVQRLDDGVQGALVADVGLRHSITVADRLGAWPATVIMVGAGLLAAAGIVSHARAQVRRRRRSGR; encoded by the coding sequence GTGGCGGGCCTGCTGCTGTGGGCCGCCTTCCCGCCGCACGACCTGTGGTTCCTCGCCCCTGTGGCGCTCGCCCTGCTCGCCCTGACCACGCGTGGCCGGGGCGCCGTCGAGGCCGCGACCACGAGCCTGCTCTTCGGCGTCGGCTTCTTCGCCCCGCTGCTGCACTTCACCCACGTCTCGATGGGCACCCCCATCGGCTGGGTGGCACTGACCGTCGTCGAGAGCCTCTACCTCGCCGCCTTCGGCGCCGCCTGGGCATGTGTCTCGCGCAGCCAGATGCTGCAGCGGTGGGCACTGGCCGGGCGTGCGGCCTCCTTCGCAGTGCTGTGGTGCGGGGTTGAGGAGCTGCGCTCGAGCTGGCCCTGGGGAGGCTTCCCCTTCGGTCGGCTCGCCTTCGCCATGGCGGACTCACCCTCGCTGCCACTGGCAGCCTACGGCGGGTCGGTGGGCCTTAGCCTGCTCGTCGCCCTGACCGCGGGCTGCCTGGCCGAGGCGGTGGACGGGCTGCGTGAGCGCCGCCTCCTGGGGGCGCTAGCCGCCGGCGCCGTGACAGGCGTGCTGGTCCTGGCACCGCTGGCCCTGCCACTGGCCTCAGCGACGCAGGACGGCACGGTCCGTGTCGCCGCCGTCCAGGGGTCGGTGGCTCACGACGAGGAGGCCTTCGCCCGTGCCCTGGAGGTGACGGACAACCATGCGCGGGCGACCCTGGACCTGGCGGAGGAGTTGGGGGAGGGGAGTGTCGACCTCGTGGTGTGGCCGGAGAACGCCGCCGACCGCGACCCGAGGGAGTACTCGGCCAGCGCTGTCCTCGTTGAGGGCGCGGCCCAGGGCATAGGGGCCCCGGTGCTCGTCGGTGCCGTCCCGTATGCGGATGGCGTACGCTACAACGACGTCGTCGTGTGGACTCCCGGCCAGGGGGCGGGCGACTACTACCGCAAGCACCGTCCTGTGCCCTTCGGCGAGTTCATCCCGCTGCGCTCCTTCATCCGCTCGGTCACCGCTCAGGCCGACCGCATCGGCACGGACATGGTGGCCGGCACGGGCCCCCACACGCTGACCGTGCGGGCCGCGACCCAGGAGCGTGACGTCGTCCTGGCCCTGGGGATCTGCTTCGAGGTCGCCTACGACGACGTGCTGCGCACCGGCGTGCTCGAGGGCGGCAGCATCATCGTCATCCCCACCAACAACGCCTCCTTCGTCGGCTCCTCCGAGTCCGCGCAGCAGCTCGCCCAGGGGCGGGTGCAGGCGGTCATCCACGGGCGCAGCGTCGTGCAGGTCTCGACGGTCGGCATCACCGCTGTCATCAGCCCCCGCGGGACGGTCGTCCAGCGTCTCGACGACGGCGTCCAGGGAGCGCTCGTGGCCGACGTGGGGCTGCGTCACTCCATCACCGTGGCTGACCGGCTCGGTGCCTGGCCCGCCACGGTGATCATGGTGGGGGCGGGGTTGCTGGCCGCCGCAGGTATCGTGTCCCACGCACGTGCACAGGTCCGGCGTCGACGCCGGTCCGGCCGCTGA
- a CDS encoding RNA polymerase-binding protein RbpA — translation MADRALRGMTIGAKSMESEEGVEFAERQMVTFECPMAHVTTVPMSLEAEIPPTWECPECGQTASLRGEEETESDEPKKAPRTHWDMLLERRSLDELKVLLEERLELLRSGEIYRQRF, via the coding sequence ATGGCAGACCGCGCACTGCGTGGCATGACCATCGGCGCGAAGTCGATGGAGTCCGAGGAGGGCGTCGAGTTCGCCGAGCGCCAGATGGTCACCTTCGAGTGCCCGATGGCCCATGTGACAACCGTCCCCATGTCCCTGGAGGCGGAGATCCCGCCCACCTGGGAGTGCCCCGAGTGCGGTCAAACCGCGAGCCTGCGCGGCGAGGAGGAGACCGAGTCCGACGAACCCAAGAAGGCGCCGCGCACCCACTGGGACATGCTCCTGGAGCGCCGTTCCCTCGACGAGCTCAAGGTCCTCCTCGAGGAACGGCTCGAGCTCCTGCGCTCGGGCGAGATCTACCGCCAGCGCTTCTGA
- a CDS encoding 6-phosphofructokinase has product MATKRIGILTAGGDAPGLNAAIRGFGKAAIQEYGWELIGFRDGMRGLAENRLTALDAFSLSGILTTGGTMLGTSRDKVHRMMVDGEERDMVPTIVENYERNELDALVCLGGGGTAKNARRLMDAGLNVLHLPKTIDNDIVETDSSFGFSTALEIATEAVDRLHSTAHSHHRIILTEIMGHRAGWLALGAGIAGGADVILLPEIPYDVDAIAQRIERRRSHGSNFSVVAVAEGALSREDREEIDHAQALVKEASSPESKAAAKRGVKRLEASHRANTFTLASQLEERTGLEARVTILGYVQRGGTPNAADRLLGTRLGVAGARAIADGSFGVMVADRGHGTELVPLRRVAGKVKYVPRDHEWIEAARAVGTALGD; this is encoded by the coding sequence ATGGCCACCAAGCGCATCGGCATCCTGACCGCTGGCGGAGACGCCCCTGGACTCAACGCGGCGATCCGCGGATTCGGCAAGGCGGCGATCCAGGAGTACGGGTGGGAGCTCATCGGCTTCCGTGACGGCATGCGCGGTCTGGCCGAGAACCGCTTGACTGCGCTGGACGCATTCTCGCTGTCCGGCATCCTCACCACCGGCGGGACCATGCTCGGCACGAGCCGTGACAAGGTCCACCGCATGATGGTTGACGGCGAGGAGCGGGACATGGTGCCCACCATCGTTGAGAACTACGAGCGCAACGAGCTGGACGCACTCGTGTGCCTCGGTGGGGGAGGCACGGCCAAGAACGCCCGCCGACTCATGGACGCCGGGCTCAACGTCCTCCACCTGCCCAAGACGATTGACAACGACATCGTCGAGACGGACTCGTCCTTCGGCTTCTCCACGGCGCTGGAGATCGCCACCGAGGCCGTGGACCGCTTGCACTCAACCGCCCACTCCCACCACCGCATCATCCTCACCGAGATCATGGGCCACCGGGCGGGGTGGCTGGCGCTCGGCGCCGGTATCGCCGGGGGAGCGGACGTCATCCTCCTGCCCGAGATCCCCTACGACGTCGACGCCATCGCTCAAAGGATCGAGCGGCGCCGCTCGCACGGCTCCAACTTCTCCGTCGTCGCGGTCGCCGAGGGGGCGCTGTCGCGCGAGGACCGCGAGGAGATCGACCACGCGCAGGCCCTGGTCAAGGAGGCCTCGTCGCCGGAGTCGAAGGCGGCGGCCAAGCGGGGTGTCAAGCGCCTGGAGGCCTCCCACCGGGCGAACACCTTCACCTTGGCCTCCCAGCTCGAGGAGCGCACCGGGCTTGAGGCCCGGGTGACGATCCTGGGTTACGTCCAGCGCGGTGGCACGCCGAACGCCGCTGACCGCCTGCTGGGCACCCGCCTGGGCGTGGCCGGGGCGCGGGCGATCGCCGACGGCTCCTTCGGTGTCATGGTGGCGGACCGCGGCCACGGCACGGAGCTTGTGCCGCTGCGCCGGGTGGCGGGCAAGGTCAAGTACGTGCCGCGTGATCACGAGTGGATCGAGGCGGCGCGCGCCGTCGGAACGGCGCTGGGGGACTGA
- a CDS encoding polyprenol monophosphomannose synthase gives MRTVVVIPTYNEIESLPGALKRVRAAAPEAHILVVDDSSPDGTGAFADARAAEDDHVHVLHRKEKNGLGPAYLAGFAWALDAGYELIVEMDADGSHRAEDMALLLQRAEMSDAPDLVIGSRWVSGGATEGWDARRVALSRAGNLYINVMLGTRVKDATAGFRVYTASILRRLNLSRVEALGYGFQVNMTLLVEEAGGRIVEMPITFVEREAGQSKLSGGIFTEELTLVTKWGLRRRVAQLDGLVREVRERVVRR, from the coding sequence GTGAGGACTGTCGTCGTCATCCCGACCTACAACGAGATCGAGTCCCTGCCCGGCGCGCTTAAGCGTGTGCGCGCCGCGGCGCCCGAGGCCCACATCCTCGTCGTCGACGACTCCTCACCGGACGGCACGGGTGCCTTCGCGGACGCCCGGGCCGCGGAGGACGACCACGTTCACGTGCTGCACCGCAAGGAGAAGAACGGCCTCGGCCCGGCCTACCTCGCAGGCTTCGCCTGGGCGCTGGACGCCGGCTACGAGCTCATCGTGGAGATGGATGCGGACGGCTCGCACCGCGCTGAGGACATGGCGCTGCTCCTCCAGCGCGCCGAGATGTCGGACGCTCCCGACCTCGTCATCGGCTCGCGATGGGTCTCGGGCGGCGCCACCGAGGGCTGGGACGCGCGGCGCGTGGCCCTGTCGCGAGCGGGCAACCTCTACATCAACGTCATGCTCGGCACGCGCGTGAAGGATGCGACGGCGGGATTCCGCGTGTACACCGCCTCCATCCTGCGCCGCCTGAACCTGTCGCGGGTCGAGGCCCTCGGCTACGGCTTCCAGGTCAACATGACCCTGCTGGTCGAGGAGGCGGGCGGCCGGATCGTGGAGATGCCGATCACCTTCGTTGAGCGTGAGGCCGGCCAGTCCAAGCTCTCAGGGGGCATCTTCACCGAGGAGCTGACCCTGGTGACCAAGTGGGGGCTGCGCCGACGCGTCGCTCAGCTCGATGGCCTCGTGCGCGAGGTGCGCGAGCGGGTTGTGAGGCGCTGA